The following nucleotide sequence is from Toxoplasma gondii ME49 chromosome IV, whole genome shotgun sequence.
ttctgctgtgACCTCGACCTCCAGTGCCTGCCCATTGCTCTTCTGGCCGTAAGCGCAGGTGGCAACGTTATCTGCTACAGCAGACGGCCTCGCTTCCACGTGTACAGGCACTTTGCACGAGTCATTACTGGCAGATTTCGCGACACTGTCCTCACTTTGAcagccgacgaagaagggcgTGTCTTTCAAAGGGAGATCCTCCTCAGTTAAGGTAAGCGACCATGTTTGGCCGTCGTCGCCAGTCTTTGCTTGTGTCTTCTGTATCCACTTCACACGTTCTCCAGCCCCAAGAAGTGTATGGAGCGCGATTTCATCTCCTTCAGGCGACTGCGCGGATTTCCCGAACTTGCACTTCTCTGCAGTTCTATGCTTGGTAGTGGTAGCGGCGTCCTTTGGCTTACAGACATTTGTCAAATCTTTTGGCACCGCAATGTTTTTAGCACCAGAACATTGTAGTTCGACGCTGAGCATGTCTTTAGACAACGTcaacgcagcagctgcagattGGACATCCGAagtcgctgctgctgccgacAACGAACAAGTTGCGACACCATTGTCAAATTGTGGCTCACTCATGGTTAGagttcctccctcttctaACCGCCGATTCAGAATTCCTTCACGGAGTTTCTCTGCAACAGCCTGTCCGGCAGAGAACAGTGCAACTCCACTGAAGCAAATGGTCATCAACTTGCTTACCCTCGACCTGAACCATCCACCAAGCCGCCGCATCTTCTGTGTTCTCGCCATTTTGCAGACAATCGATTTAGTACGAAGAAACTACCGGAACACGGAAATCACCGAAAGATATTATCACCGCACACAGTATCCCCATGAAAAGCGAGAGCAATTACGTTTTTGAAACGATGCTACTGCACACACCCGCCGAGTTCAGGGTTTTCCCAAGTGAAGTTGGGGTGCCGAACCCCCGTGGTTGTCGTCGTCGATAAACCCTCAGCTGACGAAGCGCTCATTGTCTTGCTACAGCTTGCCGGGCTCCGACAGCGCGCACACTCTTGTGATCGAAGTATCCTACGAGTAATCTTCTTTGGTCAGCCATATTTCTGTTACCTCTCGGAATGGAAATAAGATAGTGAGAATGAGATTGACAGTTTCTCTGCAAGCTTCCTCCTTGACGGATTCATTTTCCGCGACTCCCTGAACGGCCCGGTTAGAGAAACGGAAACCACTAGACCAATGTCAGAATATCCGTCGCATACTGAGATAAGAAGTGAGGAATGCATCGTTTACTTTTAAAAGGCTTCGAAAACACAAATACGTGATTCGCTTTACAGTTGGCAGGCCCATTGAACCTGCTAACGTCTGTGATGACTTCTTTTGCTCCTTCAACAGATGCATGGATAGGTGTCTTGTTACCGCGTTTTCCCTAAGCCAGAAACACCGCACCCTTGGTGGAAGAGCGATTGAGTTGTCATTCGAAGTATAGAGATCTTGGGATCAGATGCGATACGGAGCGTGACTTCACATGTGGGCAGATGATGATTCTTGTTTGTTAACAGCATCTCTCCTGTGGGCGTAAATGGACACACAATTGTTACGTGGAGGTGGTGGAGCTAGAATGGGATAtcttcgtcgtttcttgTGGTGTTAACAAATAGCAGGATGCAACTCAATGCGGAAGAAATGTTGACGGCATTCTGTGACTTTATTGGCATAAGACACGCGGTACGGTCTGCGTCTTTGCTTCCAGATGCATTTTTCATGACACACTGTTGTGAATCGCCTGCGACTAGGCCTACAACCAGTGGAGAACCAGAGAGGCCACGAAAGTTGCAATTCGTTTTCACAGATTTTCCCACTTTTTCTCCTAACCACGAGAACAGAGCGGCTGCGATCCAGAAAATCAGTCCTGCAGGGAAATGCGGTGCGGTCCCCTATGGCGCGTTGGTAGTGACTGAAGTACGTTTTGGATTCATGTAAATGAAGGTTCCACGGTAGATATGCACATATCCAAATCGTTACTGAAGTACACAAATGTTAATGGGTTAAGGGATGAGCGCGGAAAGTGATATATCAATAACCAAGACGATAGTCCTGCAATATGATGCGAGCGTGTTCTTGTCCAACAATCGCCATGTCACCCGCGAACTCCACCACCGGGAAACAGAAGCTGCAACGGACAGGGTTCTCAAATACAGCCATGCACGTCTAAGAGAGCAGATTCCTGAAAACGTGCAGGTAAATTGTTTTCAGAGACGCTTGTAGTGTACGGCACGCATTGAAAGCTTGCTGTCTTGTACGTACAAGATATTCTGCGAGTTTTGAATGGCGTATTATGGTCTGGAAAGAGTTGGGATCACTTTTTCAAGACGTGTGGAAAACATTTTTTCACAAAAATGAAAGTCGCATATGCAAATGCGGTACACATGGGTTTTGATACACCATCACACATGCCGGCGATACCGAATCCTTCTTGGCGATGATCAACTAGGTAGAACCACCTGTTTATAGCTATTCCAGTATATATTGGCGTGAAGCCATGCACTGGTCTTGGTAGACAAAAACTATATGTGTTTGTTGCATCTGCCTATGCTGCTGACATCCGTAGATCGTGGCAGCTCAGGAGGGTAGGATGAATCACCAGGCAGACGGACACCATATTTAAGCGGAACAGTGCGGTACCATTCCCTCCTGATAGAAAAGCTAGGCAAACAATATCCGAGTGTTGACGCCATCAGAAGCAAACATCCAACCGGGGGACACGAACGTCGACAGCTGGTTCTGACAAATCGGAATTCAGAAATCGCCGCGAAATTCTAACACACTGACTCTATTTAAAGGAAACCGGCAAGAACTCCCGCCACGGCGACAGCACCGAGGGCATTAGCTGCCGCATTCATGATCGATATTGCAGATGAAGCGAAATTCCCTGCTCTGACAGTCACGGAAACATTGCAAATCGACGACTTTTGACCAAACGTGTCCGTAGCAGTATCAGCGTGAGCCTTCGTTTCAGATGCTTCTTTCACAGCACACGCCAACCGGATCTTCTGGTTCTCCAACGGAAATCCAGAATCCGGGATCGTCAGGGTGACAGAATTTTTCTGGCTGTCATGCTTTACCCAACTCGCCTCAAACTTCGGCAGAACGTCGACGTAGTTCTTGCCCTTGCAGGTACCCGATTCTGCATCACCGGGTTCGCAGTACTGGGTGGTCGGATCCGCGGGCATCGGAGAACCGACACTGCCGCAGTTGATGGTAACTGACCTTTGATCTGCTGTTAGCTCGACCTGCACGGCCTTCTCATTGCTCTTCTGGCCGTATGCGCACGTGACAATGTTATTTATTTCAGCAGAAGCCCTCGCTTCCACGTGAACTGGCACCTTGCACGAGTCTGGGCTGGCACCACTAGCTCCCGCCTTGCCTTTGGCAGTCTTTTTACACCCCACGAAGAATGGGGTGTCTTTGAAAGGTAGGTCGCCCTCATTTAAGGTCAGGGTCCAGGTCTGACCCTGGTTATCCGTCTCTGACGTCGATATCATTTCCCACTTGACATCACTGTTAACCCCGAGAAGGGATTTTAGTTCGGCTTCAGTGCCTTCAGAAACGGTTGCTGTCCCGAATTTGCATTTTTCCGTGCCGTCAGCTCTTCCTGGCTTACACACAGTTGTTAGGCTTTCTGGCACCGCAGCATTGCCATCACCAGAACACACCAATTTAGCGGTGAGCTTCCCTTTGGACAGTATCAGCGCGTTCGTTGATGCGGCCGCCGCTTGTTCCGCGACTGATTTCAGCTCACATGTGGCAACTCCATCGCCAAATGTCGGTCCAGTCTGAACTGACGATTGCTGCAGACTCCGAGTTTGAAGCCCTTCGAGAAATTTGTCTGGAACAGCC
It contains:
- the SRS19C gene encoding SAG-related sequence SRS19C (encoded by transcript TGME49_301160~Gene product name based on ToxoDB Community Expert Annotation.~Signal peptide predicted by SignalP 2.0 HMM (probability 0.991) with cleavage site probability 0.763 at residue 39~Predicted trans-membrane domain (TMHMM2.0):20-39); its protein translation is MARTQKMRRLGGWFRSRVSKLMTICFSGVALFSAGQAVAEKLREGILNRRLEEGGTLTMSEPQFDNGVATCSLSAAAATSDVQSAAAALTLSKDMLSVELQCSGAKNIAVPKDLTNVCKPKDAATTTKHRTAEKCKFGKSAQSPEGDEIALHTLLGAGERVKWIQKTQAKTGDDGQTWSLTLTEEDLPLKDTPFFVGCQSEDSVAKSASNDSCKVPVHVEARPSAVADNVATCAYGQKSNGQALEVEVTAEKNFVTVECGSVGAPMTGITTAEYCAPEEANLDTCTAKKYIDVLPMFEESWVKQNDAKSSLTLTIPENGFPAEDQKLRLLCVPKKTAENPSRSNAADKTFGEATTNCNVFVTVKAANSATSATSTLQVMAAASGAVAVTGIIVSSL
- the SRS19D gene encoding SAG-related sequence SRS19D (encoded by transcript TGME49_301170~Gene product name based on ToxoDB Community Expert Annotation.~Signal peptide predicted by SignalP 2.0 HMM (probability 0.987) with cleavage site probability 0.933 at residue 37~Predicted trans-membrane domain (TMHMM2.0):365-388), which gives rise to MARTQMTRRLGGGFRPRASKLMAICLGGIALFSTGEAVPDKFLEGLQTRSLQQSSVQTGPTFGDGVATCELKSVAEQAAAASTNALILSKGKLTAKLVCSGDGNAAVPESLTTVCKPGRADGTEKCKFGTATVSEGTEAELKSLLGVNSDVKWEMISTSETDNQGQTWTLTLNEGDLPFKDTPFFVGCKKTAKGKAGASGASPDSCKVPVHVEARASAEINNIVTCAYGQKSNEKAVQVELTADQRSVTINCGSVGSPMPADPTTQYCEPGDAESGTCKGKNYVDVLPKFEASWVKHDSQKNSVTLTIPDSGFPLENQKIRLACAVKEASETKAHADTATDTFGQKSSICNVSVTVRAGNFASSAISIMNAAANALGAVAVAGVLAGFL